A stretch of the Bombyx mori chromosome 14, ASM3026992v2 genome encodes the following:
- the LOC119629460 gene encoding uncharacterized protein LOC119629460 → MRGKRKKRKADDSHQDVASVDDSDTSTDTTETDKYTIYKSENYCRQYPEDGGNFEHIVIYESSETRPIGDRDLMSLGASLKQGNKGIKRFKRINKYKIGAIFERPGLANSALYNTKTLKDLHLKASIPALLTESTGVIQNVPTYMSNKNIYNGLSSSRDVVSVRRLMRQGRDDDGKSCLLPTQTVALTFACPTLPDSVDIDSWYFEVSLYIPPVSQCLRCLRYGHIGKFCKNSQKCTICGEEHLYRDCPKDPKEAICVHCSGNHIAISSDFPIKKKIEENKTKYQKVAYADLFNEKSFPTLNKSKLTDNIKTSYSAMTL, encoded by the coding sequence ATGAGGGGCAAGCGCAAAAAGCGCAAAGCCGACGACTCACATCAAGATGTGGCAAGTGTCGACGACTCAGATACTTCGACCGATACTACTGAAACCGATAAGTATACCATTTATAAATCGGAAAATTACTGCCGTCAGTATCCAGAAGATGGTGGTAATTTTGAACATATTGTAATTTATGAAAGTTCCGAAACCAGGCCAATAGGCGACAGAGACCTCATGTCTCTTGGCGCTTCGTTGAAACAAGGCAACAAAGGcataaaaagatttaaaagaATCAACAAATACAAAATCGGAGCTATATTCGAGCGGCCAGGGTTAGCTAATAGTGCCCTATATAATACCAAAACGTTAAAGGACCTTCACCTAAAAGCATCAATTCCCGCCTTACTCACTGAAAGTACTGGTGTAATCCAAAATGTTCCCACCTATATGTCgaacaaaaacatatataatgGATTATCAAGTTCCAGAGATGTAGTTTCCGTGCGTCGACTTATGCGTCAAGGGCGCGATGATGACGGCAAATCGTGTTTGCTGCCCACCCAAACAGTTGCCTTAACTTTCGCCTGCCCTACATTACCAGACAGTGTTGATATAGATTCATGGTACTTCGAGGTAAGCCTATACATTCCACCAGTTAGCCAATGCCTGCGTTGTCTACGCTACGGTCATATTGGCAAATTTTGTAAGAATTCGCAAAAATGCACCATCTGCGGTGAAGAACACCTATACAGAGACTGCCCTAAAGATCCTAAGGAAGCCATTTGTGTTCACTGCAGTGGCAATCACATAGCAATTTCATCAGATTtccctattaaaaaaaaaattgaagaaaataaaactaaataccaAAAAGTTGCATACGCCGATTTATTCAATGAGAAGTCTTTTCCAACATTAAACAAGTCTAAactaactgataatataaaaacCTCCTACAGTGCGATGACTTTGTAA
- the LOC119629449 gene encoding uncharacterized protein LOC119629449 isoform X2, with the protein MATKRSTALLATALITVKNSTGHYTVLRALIDQGSQANLISERAAQLLKVKETPTKGTITGVGSTQTEVNLAVQLEILSRYQCNFKLNVEAYVMPSRLTTYLPSTTIADSTLTWSHLKGLKLADPTFNQPGRVDMLLGVEVYAAILKNEIIRGPPGSPCAQHTSFGWILFGKIHNDIEERKITVMYHHMDFDELLHTLWELDCDNQRKLTQEEELCENIYYENVRRDNEGRYIVKLPFKSDVILSTEGNTRDIALRRLTQLERRLQRDMKLKTEYTKVMQEYMELNHMEEVPEEELRKPSVYLPHHAVVKDTSETTKVRTVFNASSMGSNNISINDELLVGPQLQEDMRSLVMRWRLKRVCFIADIEKMYRQILVTKPDADYQRILWRIDPNLKVKDFRLLWVTFGTASAPFLAVRTLQQVAEDEGKGFPEATRMIMEDFWMDDLLSGNDTVSGAIESARNVNDILNRGGFKLQKWSSNSIEFMKNISPTERSTLINVDMNLGGTVRTLGLSWNIGDDVLQYNLNLPEVPLTITKRSIVTWKTNNTKTMVEKTYLFFFFFFG; encoded by the coding sequence ATGGCGACAAAGAGGTCCACAGCATTGTTGGCCACAGCATTGATAACTGTTAAGAATAGTACAGGACATTATACAGTATTGCGCGCTTTAATAGATCAAGGGTCACAGGCTAATTTAATTAGTGAAAGAGCAGCACAACTTTTGAAAGTCAAAGAAACACCCACTAAGGGGACAATCACTGGAGTTGGATCTACACAAACGGAAGTAAATCTGGCAGTCCAGCTTGAAATATTATCTAGATACCAATGCAATTTCAAGCTCAACGTGGAAGCATATGTGATGCCTTCACGTTTAACAACATACTTACCGTCCACAACTATTGCCGACTCCACACTCACCTGGTCACATTTGAAAGGTCTCAAGCTGGCAGATCCCACCTTTAATCAACCAGGGAGAGTTGATATGCTTCTAGGTGTAGAAGTATATGCAGCCATtctgaaaaatgaaattattcgaGGTCCTCCTGGCTCTCCATGCGCACAACATACAAGTTTTGGATGGATTCTCTTTGGAAAGATACACAATGACATTGAAGAAAGGAAAATAACAGTTATGTACCACCACATGGATTTTGATGAACTGTTACACACACTATGGGAGTTAGACTGTGATAATCAAAGAAAACTTACACAAGAAGAGGAACTCTGTGAGaacatttattatgaaaatgttaGGAGAGACAATGAAGGAAGATACATTGTGAAATTACCTTTTAAATCAGATGTCATACTAAGTACAGAAGGTAATACCAGGGATATAGCACTAAGAAGACTAACACAACTAGAGAGAAGATTACAGAGAGACATGAAGTTAAAGACAGAATACACTAAAGTGATGCAAGAATATATGGAATTGAATCATATGGAAGAAGTACCAGAAGAAGAATTAAGGAAACCCTCTGTCTACCTTCCTCATCATGCAGTTGTAAAGGATACAAGTGAGACTACCAAAGTAAGAACTGTGTTCAATGCCTCCTCAATGGGATCTAATAATATTTCCATTAATGATGAGTTACTAGTTGGCCCACAATTGCAAGAAGACATGAGATCATTGGTTATGAGATGGAGACTAAAACGGGTTTGTTTTATAGCAGATATTGAGAAAATGTATCGGCAGATATTGGTTACCAAACCGGATGCAGATTACCAACGAATTTTGTGGAGAATTGATCCAAATCTTAAAGTCAAAGATTTCAGATTGCTTTGGGTAACATTTGGAACTGCTTCGGCTCCGTTCCTTGCTGTAAGAACTCTACAACAAGTTGCAGAAGATGAAGGCAAAGGTTTCCCTGAAGCAACTAGAATGATTATGGAAGACTTCTGGATGGATGACTTATTATCTGGTAACGATACAGTAAGTGGAGCCATTGAATCAGCAAGAAATGTTAATGACATCTTGAATCGTGGCggtttcaaattacaaaaatggTCTTCTAATAGTAttgaatttatgaaaaatatttcaccTACAGAAAGAAGTACATTGATAAATGTGGATATGAACCTGGGAGGAACTGTTAGAACGTTGGGGTTATCATGGAATATAGGAGATGATGTGCTACAGTATAATCTTAATTTGCCAGAAGTGCCACTTACCATCACTAAGAGAAGTATAGTTACCTGGAAAACTAATAATACAAAGACTATGGTTGAAAAgacttacctttttttttttttttttttcgggtag
- the LOC119629449 gene encoding RNA-directed DNA polymerase from mobile element jockey isoform X1, with amino-acid sequence MDSSTQSYMHNSVGQFNIIHWNSRSLFPKLDQLKDFLSKLDKCVDMILFNETWLTSHKIIKLPGFNVIRRDSNHPHGGVAIALRSKYKFKIIDTISQYHFQNILITVYINNFSFDILCVYIPPPPNGKFTINLLKDSCSKFVSNNYLIIGDFNAHHASWSSRVNDRRGKALHDYVESSELVCLNDDTITTFAPFGQQGNVLDLVFASPALSSSCTVSVLDDLLSSNHFPLLIEVFNDAFLPSHPSFGPTTSSINQVDTLDNTSLANINFNKFDWSKFNKLCESEFSSFSFADNPLENYNMFLSILHDILMTFDKKCYSHKKRNCSKAVPWWNADCDRVVLQAKVALLSYKHYPNMENYIIFKKLDALKKRTLYEIKRSSWMNLCSSFNRMTSSKIIWDHIRRFKHAKLNHISSSSSFFQNPANASLFLNSITGSENEISESKLQDFFNSHGQPEAQWMVDPFSMGEFATALENKKETSPGPDFIPYKVIKNLPQYAKEILWQIFYDLWQNNCIPPIWKTQHVVPILKLYKDPNCINSHRPISLTSCFSKIFETMLKNRLEWFTENNNLIPSTQYGFRKGKSTIDNLSCLIGDIKNNFHNNQFTLAVFLDVKGAFDNIDHSYLIESLHSLGFPGHVLFWLYNFLNKRSLFLKIKSSLFGPKNYTKGTPQGCVLSPLIFILSLVRFIKKIPNSVKHLFFADDLVLYVNCNDIKSGESVMNSCLRNIYDLLTNSLKHEVNISKSSAILFSQNGLHYPKVLYNYDIIPAQSFVKYVGLSLDFDLSWKTHIDVICKRAELGLNILKSLTGVKWGADPKVLKTIYIATIRSHFDYGSMFFSDANFSILRKLDIVQNRALRIITGAMMSSPINSLEVEAGIVPLFIRRSFIIDNYCLKLIY; translated from the coding sequence ATGGATAGTTCTACTCAATCTTATATGCATAATTCTGTTGGTCAGTTTAATATCATTCATTGGAACTCTAGaagtttatttcctaaattaGATCAACTTAAAGATTTCCTCAGTAAACTTGACAAGTGTGTTGATatgattttattcaatgaaaCCTGGTTAACTTCACATAAAATCATCAAATTACCTGGATTTAATGTTATAAGAAGAGATTCCAACCACCCACATGGTGGGGTTGCTATTGCATTACGCtctaagtataaatttaaaataatagacacaatttctcaatatcattttcaaaatattttaattacagtttacattaataatttttcttttgacaTTCTATGTGTTTACATTCCTCCACCACCAAATGGTAAGttcactattaatttattgaaagattcatgttctaaatttgtttcaaataattatttaataattggtgACTTCAATGCACATCATGCTTCCTGGAGTTCAAGAGTCAATGATAGAAGAGGTAAAGCCCTTCATGATTATGTGGAAAGTTCTGAGTTAGTTTGTTTAAATGATGACACAATCACAACCTTTGCTCCATTTGGTCAACAAGGAAATGTATTGGATCTAGTATTCGCTTCCCCTGCTCTTAGCTCTAGTTGCACAGTTTCTGTCCTTGATGATTTGCTCAGTAGTAATCATTTCCCACTACTTATTGAAGTCTTTAACGATGCTTTTCTTCCTTCCCATCCTTCCTTTGGCCCGACCACCTCTTCAATAAATCAAGTTGATACACTAGATAATACCTCTTTAgctaacataaattttaataagtttgactggtcaaaatttaataagttatgTGAAAGTGAGTTTTCAAGTTTTAGCTTCGCTGATAACCctcttgaaaattataatatgtttttgagtATTTTACATGACATATTAATGACTTTTGACAAAAAGTGTTACTCGCACAAAAAACGGAATTGTTCCAAAGCTGTTCCTTGGTGGAATGCTGATTGTGACCGCGTAGTTTTACAAGCCAAAGTTGCTTTATTATCGTACAAGCATTATCCAAATAtggaaaactatattattttcaaaaagctGGACGCTTTGAAGAAAAGaactttatatgaaataaaacgttCAAGCTGGATGAATCTTTGCTCATCATTCAATCGAATGACTTCGAGTAAAATTATTTGGGATCACATTCGTAGATTTAAACACGCTAAACTCAATCATATTTCTTCGTCTtcaagtttttttcaaaatcccGCTAATGCATCTTTGTTTTTGAACTCGATAACTGGTTCTGAGAATGAAATTTCTGAATCTAAgttacaagatttttttaacagcCACGGACAACCGGAGGCTCAATGGATGGTAGACCCATTCTCTATGGGCGAATTTGCGACTGcgttagaaaataaaaaggaaacctCCCCTGGTCCTGATTTCATCCCTTATAAAGTAATCAAAAATCTTCCCCAGTATGCTAAGGAAATTTTATGGCAAATATTTTATGATCTTTGGCAAAACAACTGTATTCCTCCGATTTGGAAAACTCAACATGTAGTACCGATTTTAAAGCTTTACAAGGATCCCAACTGTATCAATTCTCACAGACCCATTTCTTTAACTTCTtgtttttcgaaaattttcgaaactatGTTAAAAAACAGGTTAGAGTGGTTTACTGAaaataacaacttaataccaagtACTCAATACGGATTTCGTAAAGGTAAAAGTACGATAGATAACTTAAGCTGTTTGATTggcgatattaaaaataacttccaTAATAATCAATTTACATTAGCGGTATTTTTAGATGTTAAAGGGGCTTTTGATAATATAGATCATTCCTACCTTATTGAAAGTCTACATTCTTTAGGCTTTCCAGGACATGTTCTGTTCTGGCTGTACAATTTTCTGAACAAGCGCtctttgtttttgaaaattaaatctagTTTATTTGGTCCTAAAAATTATACTAAAGGTACTCCTCAAGGTTGCGTTTTATCACCTCTCATATTCATACTTAGTTTAGTACGTTTCATAAAGAAAATTCCAAATTctgttaaacatttattttttgctgaCGATCTTGTTCTCTATGTAAACTGTAATGATATTAAAAGTGGTGAATCGGTTATGAATAGTTGTTTGCGTAATATTTACGATTTACTTACTAATTCCCTAAAGCATGAGGTCAATATTTCCAAAAGTtctgcaattttattttcccaaaaTGGATTGCATTACCCTaaagttttatacaattatgatattattcctGCTCAATCTTTCGTAAAATATGTTGGTCTTTCTCTAGATTTTGATCTTTCGTGGAAAACTCATATTGATGTTATTTGTAAAAGAGCTGAATTAggtttgaatatattaaaatcgcTAACTGGAGTAAAATGGGGAGCTGATCCCaaagttttaaaaactatttacattGCAACAATCCGAAGCCATTTCGATTATGGCAGTATGTTCTTTTCGGacgcgaatttttctattcttagGAAATTAGATATTGTGCAAAATAGAGCATTAcgaataattactggtgctatgaTGTCGTCTCCAATTAATTCCTTGGAAGTTGAGGCTGGTATTGTTCCTCTATTCATACGAAGAAGTTTTATAATAGATAATTATTGCCTTAAGCTTATTTATTAG